The following DNA comes from Bradyrhizobium sp. SK17.
GGCCCGTACTACACCGGCGTCGGCTACAAGAACGTCGGCAGTGTCGCCCGCAAGATCGTCGAAGAGCATCTCAATCTCTGCCTCGCCGCCGGCATCAACCACGAAGGCATCAACGCCGAAGTGGCGAAGGGCCAGTGGGAATTCCAGATCTTCGGCAAGGGCTCCAAGACCGCCGCTGACCAGATGTGGATGGCCCGCTATCTGATGTTGCGCCTCACCGAGAGCTACGGCATCGACATCGAATTCCACTGCAAGCCGCTCGGCGACACCGATTGGAACGGCTCGGGCATGCACGCCAACTTCTCGACCAAGTACATGCGCGAAGTCGGCGGCAAGGAGTACTTCGAGAGCCTGATGAAGGCCTTCGACAAGAATCTGATGGACCACATCGCCGTCTACGGCCCGGACAACGACAAGCGTCTGACCGGCAAGCACGAGACCGCGCCGTGGAACAAGTTCAGCTACGGCGTGGCTGACCGTGGCGCTTCGATCCGCGTGCCGCACTCTTTCGTCAACAACGGCTACAAGGGCTATCTGGAAGACCGTCGTCCGAACTCGCAAGGCGACCCCTACCAGATCGCGTCGCAGATCCTGAAGACGATCTCCGAGGTGCCGACCGGCGCCAAGGCTGCCGCTTAAAGCCTGCGGCTTAAAGGCGGCGGCCTAAGCAACTCCGAACCGGGTGGAGGCATCCGGTACCGCAATCAGGTCCGCCCGGGCGAATGCCTTGGCGGACCTTTGCATTTTAACGGCAGCCTTTGCAGGCAGCTTGCCGGCGAAAGCGGTTTCGCTACGTTATGAACCGCGCTAGATAACGATTGCATGTTGGCTGCCGGGGACACGGCGCTTGTTTGAGGGGTTTTACAAGGTCCGGTTCGAGCTGGGCGGTGCGGTCGGCCGCAGCGTGATGTATGTCGGCGACGGCAGGATGCTCGGCGGCAACTCTGCATTCGCCCATATCGGCACCTACAAGAAGGACGGCGACGTGGTCGCGGTCGAGATCCAGACCGTCCGCCACAACCCCGATCCGAACTATCGGGCAATGGCCGGCACCGACGATGCAACGCTCATCGCCACCGGCGGACCCGACGGGGAGCTCTACCGTTTCAACGGCGAACTCAAGGAGCTGCCCGGCGTGCCGTTCCAGTCGGTGATGACGCCGATCACCGAAGACGACATCCCGATCGCCGGCGGGGTCGGCGAGGGCGGTATCGTCAACGGCCTCTACGCGATCCGGATCCGCGTGCTCGACGGTGTCGATGGCGGCCTCACCGGCGTGATGCTGCTGAACAACGGCCGCATCCTCGGCGGCGATGCGTTCTTCTATTATCTTGGCACCTACACCTCCGAGCAGGGCCGCTGGAAGGGCCAGATCCTCAACCAGGAGCACACCTCGGCAATCGGCGAGGATGCGATCTTCGGCGGCCATGAGGTCGGCATCGGCTTTGCCGGCACCTGCGACGCGGAGGGCGCCGTGCTGGAAGCGACCGCGCTGGCGGGCAAGCGCAGCCTCCGCCTCACCGCCGCGCTCAAGCTGATGCGCCGGGCATGAGCGGAAGAGACAATTCGGTCCGCGTGCTCTCGACGCTGGCGCTCAAGGGCGCGATTGCGCGCCTTGCCGGGGCGTACCAGGCGGCAAGCGGCGTCGCGATCGATGCCGACTTCGCGCCGACGCTGGCGCTGCTCGAACGCCTGCGCGGCGGCGAGGTAGCCGATCTCGTGATCCTCACCCGCGAGGGCCTCGACGAGATGACCGGCGAGGGCCGCGTTGCGCCGGACAGCGCGATCGATCTCGCGCGCTCCTATGTCGGCGTCGCGGTGCAGGCGGGCGCCATGCATCCCGACATCGCAACCGAAGCCGCGCTGCGTTCGGCGCTGCTCGGCGCGCGGGCGGTGGCTTACTCGCGGCTTGGCGCCAGCGGTATCCTGTTCGCGCGGCTGATCGAGCAGCTCCGCATCGCCGCGGAAATCAACGCGCGCGCGGTGATCATTCCCGTCGGGTTCACCGCCGAAAAGCTCATCAGCGGTGAAGCCGATCTCGCGATCCAGCAGATCAGCGAGTTGAAGCAGATCGACGGCATCGAGGTCGTCGGGCCGCTTCCCCTGGAATTGCAGACACCCGCTGTGTTCTCCGCCGGCCGTATGGTCGCATCGCAACGCGCTGCGGCGGCCGATCATCTGCTACGCTATCTGTCGTCGGCTGACATCGCGCCGGTGCTGCGCGAGACCGGGCTCGAGCCTTGAATTTGCCTGCACCGCGACGCAACCTGCCGGTCATGTTCAGATCCCTCCATGCAATTGCCTTTGCCGCGGCGCTGGCCGTGCCCGCACTCGCTCACGCGCAATCGGCCGACCTCGTGCTGTGCGACCGGCTCGCTGCCGATCCCACCGATCCTGACAAGCCGGCCGACGTGAAGGGGGTGCCCGAGATCGCGCCGGCGGATATTGCGACCGCGATCAAATATTGCGCGGTGGCGGCAAAGGCCTCACGTCGGGCGATGTACGAACTCGGCCGCGCCTATGCCGCCAACAAGCAGACGCTGGAAGCGGCAAGTGCCTGGCGCAAGGCCGCCGACAAGGGTTCGACCTCGGCGATGGTCGAACTTGGTGTGCTCTATGGCAATGGCACTAGCGTCGCCAAGGACGAGGCGCAGGCGCGCAAATTGTTCGAGCGCGCGGCGCAGGCCGGCAATGCGCGCGGCGTCAGCAATCTGGCGGCGCTCGGCGGCAGCGCGGCTGCGGATCCGGCACGTGCACGCGAATTGCTCGCCAGGTCCGCCGAGACCAATGCCGAGGCGCAGTACCAGCTCGGCATGATGCTCGCCGAAGGCAAGGGCGGCGCGCAGGACGATGCCGGTGCGCGGGCGTTGTTCGAGAAGGCGGCGGCGCAGAACCACCCGGGCGCGCTGGAGCGGATGGGGGCGTTCGCGCAGGCCGGTCGCGGCGGGCCGAAGGATACCGATGCCGCCAAGGCCTATTACGAGCGGGCGGCCGCGCTCGGCGACGAGGATGCCAAGAAGGCGCTGGAGCGGGCCCGCTGTCCCTATGTCATCAAGGACAAGCGCGGCAATGCCGTGACCAATCTTTGCTTCTGATCAAGCAGGAACGCTCACGCTAGCGTCTCGTTGAATAGCGAAAGGCATTGGCGAGGCGACGTCATGATCCGCAAGCTGCGTTCCGGCGAGTATCGGCTGTATTCCCGCAAGGTCAATCCGAAGACCGGCAAGCGCCGCAATCTAGGCACCTTCAAGTCACGCGCCGCGGCCGAGAAGCACGAGCGCGACGTGCAGTACTTCAAGCGCCACTGAATTTTCGCGCTCTTTGTTTGCGCATGATCTTATCGGAAGAGCGCAGTGCACTTCTCCCGATCATGCGTTACGGCGCGGGACAGGCCGCGCCGGTCTTCACCCAGGCCTCGACCAGCGCGCCGGCCTGCGCCTGCGTGCCCGGCGCCGGCGAGCGGCCGAAGCCGGGATGCCAGGCCCAGCCGACCAGCGTGTCCTTGCCGATATGGTCGATCAGGTCCTCGACCTTGCGGCCGCCATTGCGTGCGGGGTCCCGGAGCTGCGCGCAAATCTCGCCGACGGTCTTGCCAGCCCATGCCATCTCGCGCGGCGCGAGGTGCCATTCCGGATGTCCGGGCACACGACCGGGATCGAAATTGGCGTGCTGGTGGCAGATCGAACAGCGCATGGCGTCCTTGCCGTGGCCATCGGCACCGCGCGTGACCGGTGGCTGGTGCAGGCGGCTGATATCGCCTTGCCGGGGGCTGTCGCCGGCGGGGTGGCAGTTGGTGCAGCGCGGATGGGTCAGGACCTTGCCGAGTTCGGTGAAGATCGCCGCGGAGCGCTGCTCGACATTCTCGATCCCGGCAAAGCTTTCCGGCGAGGCGAGGGCGTGGCTTGCGCTCTCCGACGCCGCGTAGCCGGCACCCAGGCTGGTCGCGAGCGCCGTCAGCGCCGCCATGATCCGAAACCGAGTTTCCGATGTCATCGCGCGGGCTCACTTGTTGGCGGTGAGATAGCGTTGGGAATCGGCGAGGATCACGTCACGCACCGCCTGGTGATATTTGATGTAGCCGGTGCAGCGGCACAGATGGCCGTCGAGCGCATCGGCGATGACGGTCTCGAGCTGGTCCCGCGCCACCGGCGTCTTCGCCAGCCGTTCGAGCAGCACCTGGCCTTCGTTGAGGAAGCCGGCCGTGCAGTAGCCGCACTGGAACGCGAAGTGGTCGATGAAGGCGCGCTGCAAGGCGGAGAGCTCGCCGTCCTTGGCGTGGCCCTCGACGGTGCGGATCGCCATGCCATCGAAATTCGCCGCCGGCACCACGCAGGTCGGCGTGGTGTAGCTGCTGCCGTCGGGATTATCGACGATGATTGCACAACTCAGGCACTGCGCGGCGCCACAACCGAACTTGGTGCCGGTCATGCCGAGCATCTCGCGCAGCAGATCGTTCATCGAGAGGTCGTCGCGGACCTCGATCGGGCCGTGCTTGTGGCCGTTGATGGTGAGGTTGAGCGTCGTCACGCAAGCGCTCCCTTGAGCAGGCTCGATGTCACCGGCAACGAGCGGAAGCGGTGGCCCGTGGCATCGTTGATGGCGTTGAGCAGCGCCGGCACGATCGGGATCATGACAACCTCCGCCATGCCCTTCGGCGGTTCGTCCGGCGTCAGCGGCGGCAGCATCTCGATCTCGAGATCGTGCAGCGGCAGGTCGGAGCCGCGCGCGATCAAATACTGGCCGAGATTCCATTGCCCGTTGCCGGGGCCGCCTTCGAACGGCGGCAGGGTTTCCAGCAGCGCGTAGCCGACACCCATGGCGAAGCCGCCATGCGACTGGCCGAGCACCACTTCGGGCACCAGCGCCTGGCCGCATTCGAACACGCTGTAGGCCTTGGCGATCCGCAAGATGCCGGTCGCGCGCTCGATCTCGATGCGGACCAGCGTGCCGCACATCGAGGTGTAGGCGGTGCCGATCCGGTTGTTGTCGGTCGGCGGGAATTTCACGCTGGTTCGGTCGATCCGCGCGAACCTGCCGCGGCCACGGCGGATCGCCAGCGCATCGATCTCGGCGCGAACCTGCTCGCCGAACAGCGGGAAGCGGCCGCGCGACCAGGCCCAGCGCGAGAAGCTGTGCGCGATGGCGCCGGTGACGAAGCCGCGCGCATGGGCGGTCGCCGCAAGCTTCGGCAGTGGCAGCGGCGCGAGATCGTCGAGCGCGAGCTGGCCATCCTGCCAGTGCGCTCTGTCCGATTGCCGGGCACGCGGATCGGTCTTCGCAATGCGCCAGAGCTCCAGCGCCGCCGGCCACAGGCCGAAACGGAAGACGATGCGGGCGGCCTCGGCCGCCGAATGCGTGCCGACATGGGCGCCGATCGAGGCGCTGGTCGCCGAGCTGATCGCGGGCACCCAGCGCGGGTTCTTCTCGGCGAGGTCCTGGGTCTTCTGATCCATCGTGTAGGGATCGCCCGAGGTGACGAGCCCGAGCGCGTCGTAGCTGTCGACCCGGGAGACTGCGACCTCGTCGGCGACGGCGCCAAGATGGTTCGCGACCCGGTTGGCGAGCGCGGTGCCGATGCCATTGCCCATCTCGACATGATCGCAGTGGATCGCGATCCGTCCCTCGGGATCGATCTCGACCCGGCCGAGCGAGCAATCCGCGCCCGAGCCGTAATCCTTCGTGACGCAGGCGACGCCGGTGCCGACCAACCGTCCTTCGGGGGCTTGCCGCTTGAAGTCGGCGCGCTGCTGCCAGATCGGATGCTTCTCGAGCTTGTCGAGGATGTCGGGCGTGCGCACCGACACGATGTAGGGATTGCCGGTCATGGTCCGGCCGTTCTGCTTCAGCGCATTGTTGCGGCGGAACGCGATTGGATCGAGCTTGAGCTCGCTTGCGGCCTCGTCGATCAGCACTTCCAGCGCGGTCATGGTCTGCAGCGTGCCGTAGCCGCGCATCGAGCCCGCGGTGACGCCGCGTGAATGCAACGCCACCGTGGTGACGTCGACCTTCGGGATGTCGTAGATGCCGATTGCGGCGGTCGCGGCAACGACCGCGACATTGGCGGAGAAATTGGCGAGCCCGCCGCCGTCGAGCACATGATCGGCGGCGAATGCCGTGATCCTGCCGCTGGCGCGGTCGATGCCGATCCGCGAGCGCATCTTGATCGGGTGGCGTTTGATGCCGCCCTGGAACTGCTGGTAGCGGTCATGCGCCAGCCGCACCGGCCGTCCCGGAAAGAACATCGCCGCCAATGCCACGTAGAGCACGAACGGGGTGTGGTCGCGGCCGCCGAAGCCGCCGCCGACATGGGCGAACTGGGCGTTGATGTGCGAGGGCCGGAACGGCGCGCGGGCCTTGCCGAGCATGAAGGCGATCGACTCGGTCGCCTCATAGGGCGACTGCACGCCGAGCACCAATTCGAGCTGGCCGCTGTCGTCGCTGTACCAGGCGAGCCCGCTCTCCGGTTCGAGGAACATCGGATCGACCGACTGGGTCTCGAACTCGCGATCGAGCACGAGCTGTGACGGATCGTCCTTGGCGAGCTGGGCGCGGATCGCTTCGCCATGGGTTGCGGCCTTGGCGTAGTCCGCCTTGGTCTCCTTGGCGAGCGGCAACCAGACCGGCAGTGCCGCGTTCTGGATCCGGCTCGGCGAGACCCAGCCGGCCTGGATCGGCGAGTACACGTCGGGCGCATCGGGTGATGCGCCAGCGACGCGCGTGAAGCGATATGCGCCGTAGTTCGGCAGGATCACGGGGCCGGTCTCGTCGCCGAATTTGACGAACGTGCCGTCGCGCAGCGCGAGGCGGGCGCGGTCGAAGGCGTCGAACTGCGCGAAGATCAATAGCGCGACCGGCTGCCCGAGATAGAGCGGCGTCTTGCCGACCGGGCAGAACAGATCGCCGGTGTAGAACTCGGGCACCCGGGTGCCGACCCGGTCGAGATCGGCAGCGGTCACGACGACCGAGGGCTTTGCCGGACCATCGAGGCGGGCGAGGTCGATGCCGGCATAGACATGCGTGGCGTCATTGGCGCGGACCAGGATGGCGTGCGAGGTGGTCGCGGGCCAGCCCGGCATGTCGGCGGCGCGGAAGTCGGAGGCGTAGAGTTTCGCGCCGGTGACCTTGGCCACGCCGTCGACGCGGCCAACGCCTTTTGCCGCCGGATTGAAATGGCCGCGCCCAGGCAGCGTCTCACGGCTCGCGAAGGCCGGCTCCTTCGCAAGCGCCAGATGCGACAGGCTGACCGAGATGCCGCCCGCCGACAACCACTTCACGAATTCGCGTCGCGAAGGCCGCATGGTCTGATCTTTCATCGACACCTCGACGGCATATCGCGCCGGGGTTTAACATCTGGTACAATACTCGTGGAAGTATTGCGGCAGAGCGAACGCAACCGCAACACCGCAATAAGCCGTGGCCTCACTTGAGGTCGGCGATCGTTGCTGGTCCCGGGCCCGGGGTGATCAGGGTCGGCCATTGCTTGGAGCCGAACGGCACCAGCGGCGGCAAGAAGGCCGTCATGCCGCGCTTCTTGGTCTCGGCGATGATCGCCTGGCGCGCGTCGCCCCCCATCAGTTCATAGTCCATCAAGTGATAGCTGCCGAAGAACAGCGCGCCCACCGAGCGGTCGGCGATGATCCGGGTCAGCGACTCCAGCATGTCGGACGGCGTCGTGGTGAAGGAGATCGTTTCGATCAGCATCAGGCGGCTGTTGATGGCGTCGGGTCCGAAGAATTGCGCCAGCACGCTGAAGATCACGTTGTTCTGCCGCGCCACGTAGATCGTGTTGCTGGCGGCATAGGTCTTGTCCCAGTCGTCGCCGAGCTGGGTCTTCCAGTCGGCCACGACCGTCATCCAGTGCGCCACCTGGGTCTGCGCGGCCCAGGCGACGTTCTTGGCCAGCAGCGGCGCCTGCTTCTTGCCGAACGCCTCAAGCTTGGCGAATGGGATGACGCCGGCCGACAGGCATTCATCCATGAAGGCGACGTTGTTGGTGAGGATCTCGCGGTTATTGTCGCGCCAGTCCGCCTGCATCGGCGCCTGATCGAGCCCATCGAGCGCCGATTGCATCCGGCTGCGATAGGCGAGCATCGATCCGCGCCACGATTTGTCGTCGGGATTGTTGACATAGGGTCCGACCACCTCGGCCAGCGCCATCGTGCTGTGGCCGACCGACTTCAGCAGCTGATAGACGACCGGCACAGGCGGCGCTTCGGTCGGCTGCTTGCCCGGCCGGTACAGGATCAGCCGGCCGCCGGCGCCGGAGAACAGGCCGAGGATCACCGGATGCTTGTCGAGGATGTTCTTCTGGAAGATCCGCGCGGCATTGCCATAGAGCTCGAACATGCCGGTGTTGAGCGCGAGCACGTCCTTGGTCGCGACATCGCCCGGCGTCGATGTGGTCTTGCCTGCGATCGGCGCCATGTAGTCGGGCAGCGACTGGGCCAGCGATGCGCTGCTGCCAGCGAGCAGCAATGTCAGCGCGGCGGCCAGGCGAAAGCGATTGATCATGTGATGCTCCTCGAGGCCTCGCGCCAGGTCGCGGTCGAATGCGACCGCGCGAACATTAGCGGAATGCGCAAATGCTTGGACGCAATGAACTGGAGAGTGGTGAACAGGGAGTGTAGATCTCGCGCGACGCAGCACAACGCGAGCGGGCGCCTACAGCTAAGTGACGAATCGGCCGCTGTCCACACTTCGAGATGACCGAGGTGGTTGCGTCATCTCGTCATACGGCGCCGCATTCCGCGACGCCTTCTCATTCAGGGAATCATTCGCGTTGATGGGCCTCTCGATGGCCTCAGTCCTTGATCAGAAGCACGCCTCCGATGATCAGCGCGATGCCCGCCAGTCGTGAGATCGACACCGGATGCTGCGTCAGCCCGAACAGGCCAAAATGATCCATCGCGATGCCCGCGGTCATCTGGCCCGCGACCACCAGCGCCAGCAAGGTCGCGGCGCCGAGCGAGGGCAATAGCAGGATCATCAGCAGGATGAACACGCCACCGAGCACGCCGCCGCTCCACGCCCACCAGGGCACGGCGGTCACGAGTTTCCAGGAGGGCATCGGCTCGCGCGTTGCGACCAGCACGACCGCCATCGTCAGCAACCCGCCGAGATAGCTGACGAGGCCAGCCCAAGCCGGCGAGTTGAGTGCGGACCTGAGATTGCCGTTGAGGACCTGCTGCGTGGCAACGCTGATGCCGGCGCCGAGCGCGAGGAGATAGAGAAGCCAGACTTGCATGTGATGCCTCAAATCGATCGCCGAAGGGTTTCCTGTCATATTCCACCGGCAGCAATCGTGGCATGCATGGCGCACGGCACCAAACCCATGGGAATGGGCTTCCACCCGGGTCCGAGATCGAATAAGAGGCCGCAAACCCTCAATCCCCCAGAATTCGAATGATCCGCCTCGATAACGTTTCCAAGCAAGTCGGCCACCAGATTCTCTTCATCGAAGCCTCCGCGGCGCTCCAGAAGGGCGAAAAGATCGGCCTTGTCGGCCCGAACGGCGCCGGCAAAACCACGCTGTTCCGTATGATCTCCGGCCGGGAAATCCCCGACGAGGGCCAGGTCTCGCTCGATCGCGGCATCTCGATCGGCTACTTCAGCCAGGATGTCGGCGAGATGAGTGGCCGCAGCGCGGTCGCCGAGGTGATGGACGGGGCAGGGCCCGTCAGCGAGGTCGCAGCCGAGCTCAGGGAACTGGAGGCCGCGATGGCCGACCCTGACAAGGCCGACGAGATGGA
Coding sequences within:
- a CDS encoding tetratricopeptide repeat protein, whose product is MFRSLHAIAFAAALAVPALAHAQSADLVLCDRLAADPTDPDKPADVKGVPEIAPADIATAIKYCAVAAKASRRAMYELGRAYAANKQTLEAASAWRKAADKGSTSAMVELGVLYGNGTSVAKDEAQARKLFERAAQAGNARGVSNLAALGGSAAADPARARELLARSAETNAEAQYQLGMMLAEGKGGAQDDAGARALFEKAAAQNHPGALERMGAFAQAGRGGPKDTDAAKAYYERAAALGDEDAKKALERARCPYVIKDKRGNAVTNLCF
- a CDS encoding substrate-binding domain-containing protein, whose protein sequence is MSGRDNSVRVLSTLALKGAIARLAGAYQAASGVAIDADFAPTLALLERLRGGEVADLVILTREGLDEMTGEGRVAPDSAIDLARSYVGVAVQAGAMHPDIATEAALRSALLGARAVAYSRLGASGILFARLIEQLRIAAEINARAVIIPVGFTAEKLISGEADLAIQQISELKQIDGIEVVGPLPLELQTPAVFSAGRMVASQRAAAADHLLRYLSSADIAPVLRETGLEP
- a CDS encoding xanthine dehydrogenase family protein molybdopterin-binding subunit — encoded protein: MRPSRREFVKWLSAGGISVSLSHLALAKEPAFASRETLPGRGHFNPAAKGVGRVDGVAKVTGAKLYASDFRAADMPGWPATTSHAILVRANDATHVYAGIDLARLDGPAKPSVVVTAADLDRVGTRVPEFYTGDLFCPVGKTPLYLGQPVALLIFAQFDAFDRARLALRDGTFVKFGDETGPVILPNYGAYRFTRVAGASPDAPDVYSPIQAGWVSPSRIQNAALPVWLPLAKETKADYAKAATHGEAIRAQLAKDDPSQLVLDREFETQSVDPMFLEPESGLAWYSDDSGQLELVLGVQSPYEATESIAFMLGKARAPFRPSHINAQFAHVGGGFGGRDHTPFVLYVALAAMFFPGRPVRLAHDRYQQFQGGIKRHPIKMRSRIGIDRASGRITAFAADHVLDGGGLANFSANVAVVAATAAIGIYDIPKVDVTTVALHSRGVTAGSMRGYGTLQTMTALEVLIDEAASELKLDPIAFRRNNALKQNGRTMTGNPYIVSVRTPDILDKLEKHPIWQQRADFKRQAPEGRLVGTGVACVTKDYGSGADCSLGRVEIDPEGRIAIHCDHVEMGNGIGTALANRVANHLGAVADEVAVSRVDSYDALGLVTSGDPYTMDQKTQDLAEKNPRWVPAISSATSASIGAHVGTHSAAEAARIVFRFGLWPAALELWRIAKTDPRARQSDRAHWQDGQLALDDLAPLPLPKLAATAHARGFVTGAIAHSFSRWAWSRGRFPLFGEQVRAEIDALAIRRGRGRFARIDRTSVKFPPTDNNRIGTAYTSMCGTLVRIEIERATGILRIAKAYSVFECGQALVPEVVLGQSHGGFAMGVGYALLETLPPFEGGPGNGQWNLGQYLIARGSDLPLHDLEIEMLPPLTPDEPPKGMAEVVMIPIVPALLNAINDATGHRFRSLPVTSSLLKGALA
- a CDS encoding DMT family transporter, translated to MQVWLLYLLALGAGISVATQQVLNGNLRSALNSPAWAGLVSYLGGLLTMAVVLVATREPMPSWKLVTAVPWWAWSGGVLGGVFILLMILLLPSLGAATLLALVVAGQMTAGIAMDHFGLFGLTQHPVSISRLAGIALIIGGVLLIKD
- a CDS encoding glutamine synthetase beta-grasp domain-containing protein, translating into MTKYKLEYIWLDGYTPTPSLRGKTQIKEFASFPTLEQLPLWGFDGSSTQQAEGHSSDCVLKPVACYPDAARENGVLVMCEVMMPDGKTPHVSNKRATVLDDEGAWFGFEQEYFFYKDGRPLGFPEEGYPAPQGPYYTGVGYKNVGSVARKIVEEHLNLCLAAGINHEGINAEVAKGQWEFQIFGKGSKTAADQMWMARYLMLRLTESYGIDIEFHCKPLGDTDWNGSGMHANFSTKYMREVGGKEYFESLMKAFDKNLMDHIAVYGPDNDKRLTGKHETAPWNKFSYGVADRGASIRVPHSFVNNGYKGYLEDRRPNSQGDPYQIASQILKTISEVPTGAKAAA
- a CDS encoding (2Fe-2S)-binding protein, translated to MTTLNLTINGHKHGPIEVRDDLSMNDLLREMLGMTGTKFGCGAAQCLSCAIIVDNPDGSSYTTPTCVVPAANFDGMAIRTVEGHAKDGELSALQRAFIDHFAFQCGYCTAGFLNEGQVLLERLAKTPVARDQLETVIADALDGHLCRCTGYIKYHQAVRDVILADSQRYLTANK
- a CDS encoding Isoquinoline 1-oxidoreductase subunit produces the protein MTSETRFRIMAALTALATSLGAGYAASESASHALASPESFAGIENVEQRSAAIFTELGKVLTHPRCTNCHPAGDSPRQGDISRLHQPPVTRGADGHGKDAMRCSICHQHANFDPGRVPGHPEWHLAPREMAWAGKTVGEICAQLRDPARNGGRKVEDLIDHIGKDTLVGWAWHPGFGRSPAPGTQAQAGALVEAWVKTGAACPAP